A single window of Aspergillus flavus chromosome 4, complete sequence DNA harbors:
- a CDS encoding 5'/3'-nucleotidase sure family protein, whose translation MHFPLTLAVLPLAAQAVNIISANDDGWAEKNIRTLYDTLTADGHSVVISAPAENKSGTGSSDADPTVLTEACEFDSCPEGSPAVGNNATQPRWNYVNSYPVTSIKYGIQNLSTTYFNGKPDLAVTGPNVGANLGVANAISGTVGAACYAAHDAGIPAIAFSGSSGSATAWDDPTPEYATIYAQLATKVVDKVVAAGTPYLPEDVYLNVNFPKVDDCASVDDYKFVLSRIYTAVPLFSGDDVETCSNDKRLPTETKVTGSGCYVSISVGNASNKRDANAAVQGEVLNKLGDFLTCLS comes from the exons ATGCATTTCCCTCTTACTCTCGCTGTGCTGCCCCTTGCAGCTCAGGCTGTGAACATCATTTCCGCCAACGACGACGGGTGGGCCGAGAAGAACATCCGGACTCTCTACGACACCTTGACTGCGGATGGTCACTCGGTCGTGATTTCGGCGCCAGCGGAAAACAAGAGCGGAACAG GCTCCTCGGACGCAGACCCTACGGTATTGACCGAAGCCTGCGAATTTGACAGCTGCCCAGAAGGCAGCCCCGCAGTGGGAAACAACGCTACCCAGCCGCGCTGGAACTACGTGAACTCGTACCCCGTCACGTCGATCAAATATGGTATCCAGAACCTCTCCACCACCTATTTCAACGGCAAGCCCGACCTGGCCGTCACCGGTCCAAACGTCGGCGCCAATCTGGGAGTGGCGAACGCCATTTCCGGCACCGTAGGCGCCGCCTGCTACGCCGCGCACGATGCGGGTATTCCAGCAATCGCTTTCTCCGGATCCAGCGGTTCTGCGACCGCATGGGATGATCCCACGCCCGAGTACGCTACGATCTACGCCCAGCTGGCCACCAAGGTCGTCGACAAGGTCGTGGCTGCCGGCACTCCCTACCTCCCCGAGGACGTTTACCTTAACGTCAACTTCCCCAAGGTGGATGATTGCGCCAGCGTCGACGACTACAAGTTTGTGCTCTCGCGCATTTACACCGCTGTGCCGCTTTTTTCAGGCGATGATGTCGAAACCTGCAGTAACGATAAGCGACTGCCGACTGAGACCAAGGTCACGGGTTCGGGTTGCTACGTGAGTATCTCCGTGGGCAATGCGTCGAACAAGAGGGATGCGAATGCTGCGGTGCAGGGAGAGGTGCTGAACAAGTTGGGTGATTTCCTGACCTGTTTGTCCTAA
- a CDS encoding putative NPP1 domain protein, whose amino-acid sequence MLSKLLLLTAALSQLVQGGLIRRESIDHDKVVGFPETVPSGAIGDVYKAYQPLLKVVNGCVPFPAVDAQGNTNGGLDISGSNDGDCSKSDGQVYVRGGKSGDKYALMYSWYFPKDQAAPGMGHRHDWEGVIVWISDPAKTSADNILAVCPSGHGKWDCSTDGYTLQETHPLIKYYSVWPVNHQCGLTNEAGGSQPLIAYESLPEPAKNALETVDFVKANVPFKEENWAENLGKATF is encoded by the exons ATGCTCTCGAAACTCCTTCTCCTTACCGCTGCGCTGTCACAGCTTGTCCAGGGCGGTCTCATTCGTCGAGAGTCCATCGATCATGACAAGGTGGTGGGATTCCCTGAGACAGTTCCCTCTGGGGCTATTGGCGATGTGTACAAGGCGTATCAGCCGTTGCTGAAAGTTGTTAATGGTTGTGTTCCCTTCCCTGCCGTGGATGCTCAGGGAAACACCAA CGGCGGTCTCGACATCTCGGGCTCCAACGACGGCGACTGCTCCAAGAGTGACGGACAAGTCTACGTCCGGGGCGGGAAGTCCGGTGACAAGTACGCCCTCATGTACTCGTGGTATTTCCCCAAGGACCAGGCCGCGCCCGGCATGGGACACCGCCACGATTGGGAGGGAGTGATCGTTTGGATCTCCGACCCGGCCAAGACATCCGCGGACAACATCCTGGCCGTGTGTCCGTCCGGCCATGGCAAATGGGATTGCTCGACGGATGGCTACACGCTTCAGGAAACACATCCGTTGATCAAGTATTACAGTGTCTGGCCTGTGAACCACCAGTGCGGTCTCACAAATGAGGCTGGTGGATCCCAGCCGCTGATTGCTTATGAGAGTTTGCCAGAGCCTGCGAAGAATGCGTTGGAGACTGTGGACTTTGTCAAGGCGAATGTGCCGTTTAAGGAGGAGAATTGGGCTGAGAATCTGGGGAAGGCTACTTTCTAA
- a CDS encoding putative endo-1,4-beta-glucanase (unnamed protein product): MHHIQSASLLTALLSATKVAAHGHVSNIVINGVYYEGFDINSFPYMGESAPTVAAWTTPNTGNGPLAPDDYSSPDIICHQNATAGKGYVEVNAGDRISLQWTPWPESHHGPVVDYLARCEPNCASVDKTSLEFFKIDGVGIVDGSSVPGVWGDDQLIQNNNTWLVEIPKSIAPGYYVLRHELIALHSAGTEGGAQNYPSCFNLKVNGEGTDKPAGVVGTELYTPTGDGIIFNIYQTVSEYPVPGPTLYSGAATGVTQAASTVTSTGTALTVGAAATTPASGSGASSSAAPSSSAAATPSSSAAPSSSAAARR; this comes from the coding sequence ATGCATCACATTCAATCCGCTTCCCTTCTGACGGCCCTCCTCTCGGCCACCAAGGTTGCTGCCCACGGCCATGTCAGCAACATTGTGATCAACGGCGTCTACTACGAGGGATTTGATATCAACTCCTTCCCCTACATGGGCGAAAGTGCTCCCACTGTAGCCGCCTGGACCACTCCCAACACTGGCAACGGCCCTCTCGCCCCCGATGACTACTCTTCCCCCGATATCATCTGTCACCAGAACGCCACCGCTGGCAAGGGCTACGTCGAGGTCAACGCCGGAGACCGCATCAGCCTTCAATGGACCCCATGGCCCGAATCTCACCACGGTCCTGTCGTCGACTACCTTGCCCGCTGTGAGCCCAACTGTGCCTCGGTTGACAAGACCTCTCTTgagttcttcaagatcgatGGTGTCGGTATTGTTGATGGCTCCAGTGTCCCCGGTGTCTGGGGTGACGACCAGTTGATccagaacaacaacacctgGCTCGTCGAGATCCCCAAGTCGATCGCCCCGGGATACTATGTGCTCCGTCACGAACTGATTGCTCTCCACTCCGCCGGCACTGAGGGTGGTGCCCAGAACTACCCCTCTTGCTTTAACCTGAAGGTCAACGGTGAGGGTACCGACAAGCCCGCTGGTGTCGTAGGAACCGAGCTCTACACCCCCACCGGCGatggcatcatcttcaacatctaccAAACCGTCTCCGAATACCCAGTCCCCGGCCCTACCCTCTACTCCGGTGCTGCTACTGGAGTCACCCAGGCCGCCTCCACTGTTACCTCGACCGGCACCGCCCTCACCGTTGGCGCCGCTGCTACCACTCCTGCCTCGGGCTCTGGcgcctcctcctcggccGCCCCATCCTCTTCTGCTGCCGCTaccccctcttcctcggctgctccctcctcttctgctgctgcccGCCGCTAA